The following proteins are encoded in a genomic region of Shinella zoogloeoides:
- a CDS encoding amidohydrolase family protein: MTLSDLVLGRRPEGRTALSARWIVAHENGRHRLLTDGEIVIEGQEVVYVGPRFPGEVARRIELGDALVSPGFVDLDALSDIDTTVLTIDYGPGWATGRVWPRSYVERGPYEMYTPEQLVFQKRFAFAQLLLSGVTSALPIASLFYREWAETVAEFEGAADAAGDLGLRVWLGPAYRSGGMVCEAPGQLEPVFDEARGLKGLEDAIAFAGRIAGRHEGLVQGMLAPDRVETSTLALLQRTMAASAEMNLPVRLHMAQGKMERQTVARLHGTTAPQWMARHGLLNERLIAPHAVQAEPEDLDLYAKHGVTIAHCPLVYARGGEYLNSFRRCRDLGIRIGMGTDTTPPDMVLNMAVALMTGRIAAGEAGLSTAEVFDAATLGGADALGRSDIGRLQPGSKADIAIFDLSDPRFAPTVDPVQSLIFGATGRVTRAVFVDGRLSMRDGEVAGIDIKAARRQAQAQFDGLVAKYPERSWGHPSVETMFPPTYPHWKAD, encoded by the coding sequence ATGACCCTTTCCGACCTCGTCCTCGGCCGCCGCCCGGAAGGCCGCACCGCGCTCTCCGCCCGCTGGATCGTCGCCCATGAAAACGGCCGCCACAGGCTTCTGACCGACGGCGAGATCGTCATCGAGGGGCAGGAGGTCGTCTATGTCGGCCCGCGCTTTCCCGGCGAGGTGGCGCGGCGCATCGAACTTGGCGATGCGCTGGTCTCGCCCGGTTTCGTCGATCTCGACGCCCTGTCGGACATCGACACCACAGTCCTGACCATCGACTACGGTCCCGGCTGGGCGACGGGCCGCGTCTGGCCGCGCAGCTATGTCGAGCGCGGCCCCTACGAGATGTACACGCCGGAGCAGCTCGTCTTCCAGAAGCGCTTCGCCTTCGCGCAGCTGCTCCTGAGCGGCGTCACCTCGGCGCTGCCCATCGCCTCGCTGTTCTATCGCGAATGGGCGGAAACGGTCGCCGAGTTCGAGGGTGCGGCGGATGCGGCGGGCGATCTCGGCCTGCGCGTCTGGCTCGGCCCGGCCTATCGTTCGGGCGGCATGGTCTGCGAGGCGCCGGGCCAGCTTGAGCCGGTCTTCGACGAGGCGCGGGGCCTCAAGGGGCTGGAGGACGCCATCGCCTTTGCCGGCCGCATCGCCGGCCGCCACGAGGGGCTGGTGCAGGGCATGCTCGCGCCGGACCGGGTGGAGACCTCGACGCTGGCGCTTCTCCAGCGCACCATGGCGGCTTCCGCCGAGATGAACCTGCCGGTGCGCCTGCATATGGCGCAGGGCAAGATGGAGCGCCAGACCGTCGCCCGTCTGCACGGCACCACCGCGCCGCAATGGATGGCGCGCCACGGCCTCCTCAACGAGCGGCTGATCGCGCCGCATGCGGTGCAGGCCGAGCCGGAGGACCTCGACCTCTATGCGAAGCATGGCGTGACCATCGCCCATTGCCCGCTGGTCTATGCGCGCGGCGGCGAATATCTCAACTCTTTCCGCCGCTGCCGCGATCTCGGCATCCGCATCGGCATGGGCACGGACACGACGCCGCCCGACATGGTGCTGAACATGGCCGTCGCGCTGATGACCGGCCGCATCGCGGCGGGCGAGGCGGGGCTTTCGACGGCGGAGGTCTTCGACGCGGCGACGCTCGGTGGGGCCGATGCGCTCGGCCGCTCGGATATCGGCCGCCTGCAGCCGGGCTCCAAGGCCGACATCGCCATCTTCGACCTCTCGGACCCGCGCTTCGCGCCGACGGTCGACCCGGTGCAATCGTTGATCTTCGGCGCGACCGGCCGGGTGACGCGCGCCGTCTTCGTCGACGGGCGGCTCTCCATGCGCGACGGCGAGGTGGCCGGCATCGACATCAAGGCGGCGCGGAGACAGGCGCAGGCGCAGTTCGACGGGCTGGTCGCCAAATATCCCGAGCGCAGCTGGGGGCATCCTTCCGTCGAGACGATGTTCCCGCCGACCTATCCGCACTGGAAGGCCGACTAA
- a CDS encoding amidohydrolase family protein codes for MADILIKNGTVIAIDPERRIIADGAVAITGDRIVAVGPTAEVEAAHPAREVIDARGMAIMPGFVDAHAHAGHGLIKTLGGGKSDPWYQACRGAYTVGSTPEFWFAEAQLAALERLRFGVTTGVSLLGGGDSIMRTDEPVYGDAHMEGVLGIGTRSVVAVGTTRPPHPLTYARWEGETRTDYPVSFDRQFATCKTLIDRWHGSHDGRLHVALLTPTLHRGYRDAAGAEEAVAQSRAVKQYAEERGLVFTQDGHTKGSVRIANEIGILGPRTLLSHATGLDEEEIAICAKTGTTIVHNPSAVAAILARCPVTELLDAGVTVVIGSDATAPDRSADMFRHMQQCMHYHRTHFHDPSWLPPGKALEMCTIDAARVVGLESEIGSLEPGKKADVILVDLRRPHLYPAHMPEYRVTYFANGNDVHTVLVGGRVLLRDRKPVHVDQDAVLDAAQREADLMIDRLGLRYALETPRMFWGHSRDLDLIE; via the coding sequence ATGGCCGATATCCTCATCAAGAACGGTACCGTCATCGCCATCGATCCGGAGCGCCGGATCATCGCCGACGGGGCGGTGGCCATCACCGGGGACCGCATCGTCGCCGTCGGCCCGACGGCGGAGGTGGAGGCGGCGCATCCTGCCCGCGAGGTCATCGATGCGCGCGGCATGGCGATCATGCCGGGCTTCGTCGACGCCCACGCCCATGCGGGCCATGGCCTGATCAAGACGCTGGGCGGCGGCAAGAGCGATCCGTGGTACCAGGCGTGCCGCGGGGCCTATACGGTCGGCTCCACGCCGGAATTCTGGTTCGCCGAGGCGCAGCTCGCGGCGCTGGAGCGCCTGCGCTTCGGTGTCACCACGGGTGTCTCGCTGCTCGGCGGCGGCGATTCCATCATGCGCACGGACGAGCCGGTCTATGGCGATGCGCATATGGAAGGCGTGCTCGGCATCGGCACGCGCTCGGTGGTCGCCGTCGGCACGACGCGCCCGCCGCATCCGCTGACCTATGCGCGCTGGGAGGGCGAGACGCGGACGGATTATCCGGTTTCCTTCGACCGGCAGTTCGCCACCTGCAAGACCCTCATCGACCGCTGGCACGGCAGCCATGACGGCCGCCTGCACGTCGCCCTGCTGACGCCGACGCTGCATCGCGGTTATCGGGATGCAGCGGGTGCCGAAGAGGCCGTCGCCCAGTCGCGCGCGGTCAAGCAATATGCGGAAGAGCGCGGCCTCGTCTTCACGCAGGACGGCCACACCAAGGGCAGCGTCCGCATCGCGAACGAGATCGGCATTCTCGGCCCGCGCACGCTGCTGTCTCATGCGACCGGACTGGACGAGGAGGAGATCGCGATCTGCGCCAAGACCGGCACGACCATCGTGCACAATCCGAGCGCCGTCGCCGCCATCCTCGCGCGCTGCCCGGTGACGGAGCTTCTGGATGCCGGCGTCACCGTCGTCATCGGCTCGGATGCGACCGCGCCGGACCGTTCGGCGGACATGTTCCGCCACATGCAGCAATGCATGCACTACCACCGCACCCATTTCCACGACCCGAGCTGGCTGCCACCGGGCAAGGCGCTGGAAATGTGCACCATCGATGCCGCCCGCGTGGTCGGCCTCGAAAGCGAGATCGGCTCGCTGGAGCCGGGCAAGAAGGCTGACGTCATCCTCGTCGACCTGCGCCGGCCGCATCTCTATCCCGCCCATATGCCGGAATACCGCGTCACCTATTTCGCCAATGGCAACGACGTGCACACCGTCCTCGTCGGCGGCAGGGTGCTGCTGCGCGACCGCAAGCCGGTCCATGTCGATCAGGACGCGGTGCTGGACGCCGCCCAGCGCGAGGCCGACCTGATGATCGATCGCCTCGGCCTGCGTTATGCGCTGGAGACGCCCCGGATGTTCTGGGGGCACAGCCGCGACCTCGACCTTATCGAATAG
- a CDS encoding ABC transporter ATP-binding protein — translation MTETKPPVLDIRKLRVEYPLANGDTLVAVKDIDLLIRPGEIHALVGESGAGKTTVGNALMGLLQAPGKIASGSIEIAGKPIDLRTGRTEGIVPGRDVGAIFQDPMTSLNPLFTVESQLCEGMLAHLKLSRPAARARALELMKAVGIPEPERRLGSYPHQLSGGQRQRVVIATALACNPQLIVADEPTTALDVSVQAQILKLIRDLADERGVGVLLVTHNMGVVAEIADRVTIMQNGAVVESGTAREVLTNPQAPYARTLIAAVPPIEHRLERLPVPSEETQVTLDARASVRGKSTKSETGSRDDVVLSVRDLAVEYGGRSLIPGRKASVFKAVKGVSFDVRRGEIFGLVGESGCGKTTVANTIAGLVTQSSGSIDFQGTELGARREKSVRQSLQMVFQDPYSALNPRLRINSAIAEPILFYKLASNAEEARQDAKTLLEAVGLPADAGGRFSHAFSGGQRQRIAIARALGPRPSLLICDEPTSALDVSVQAQLLNLLKDLRDLAGLSMLFISHDLAVIRQMCDRIAVMKAGEIVELADTETLFTAPQHDYTKELLRLAPSLDRILSRQTAAE, via the coding sequence ATGACCGAAACAAAGCCCCCCGTTCTCGACATCCGCAAGCTGCGCGTCGAATATCCGCTGGCCAACGGCGACACGCTCGTCGCCGTCAAGGACATCGACCTCCTCATCCGCCCGGGCGAGATCCACGCCCTTGTCGGCGAATCCGGCGCCGGCAAGACCACGGTCGGCAATGCGCTGATGGGCCTGTTGCAGGCCCCCGGCAAGATCGCCTCCGGCTCCATCGAGATCGCCGGCAAGCCGATCGACCTGCGCACCGGCCGCACCGAGGGCATCGTGCCCGGCCGCGACGTCGGCGCGATCTTCCAGGACCCGATGACGAGCCTCAACCCGCTCTTCACCGTCGAAAGCCAGCTCTGCGAGGGCATGCTCGCCCATCTGAAGCTTTCCCGCCCGGCGGCGAGGGCGCGTGCTCTGGAATTGATGAAGGCCGTCGGCATTCCCGAGCCGGAGCGCCGGCTCGGCTCCTATCCGCACCAGCTTTCCGGCGGCCAGCGCCAGCGCGTCGTCATCGCGACGGCGCTCGCCTGCAACCCGCAGCTCATCGTCGCCGACGAGCCGACCACGGCGCTCGACGTGTCGGTGCAGGCGCAAATCCTCAAGCTGATCCGCGACCTTGCCGACGAGCGCGGCGTCGGCGTGCTGCTCGTCACGCACAATATGGGCGTCGTCGCCGAGATCGCCGACCGCGTCACCATCATGCAGAACGGCGCGGTGGTGGAGAGCGGTACGGCGCGCGAGGTGCTGACCAATCCGCAGGCGCCCTATGCCCGCACGCTGATCGCCGCCGTGCCGCCGATCGAGCACCGCCTTGAGCGCCTGCCGGTGCCGAGCGAGGAAACGCAGGTGACGCTCGATGCCCGCGCCAGCGTGCGCGGCAAGAGCACGAAGAGCGAAACGGGCAGCAGGGACGACGTCGTCCTCTCCGTTCGTGATCTCGCCGTCGAATATGGCGGGCGTTCGCTCATCCCCGGCCGCAAGGCGTCCGTCTTCAAGGCGGTGAAGGGCGTTTCCTTCGACGTCCGCCGCGGGGAGATCTTCGGCCTCGTCGGCGAATCGGGCTGCGGCAAGACCACCGTCGCCAACACCATCGCCGGCCTCGTCACCCAGAGTTCGGGCAGCATCGACTTCCAGGGCACGGAACTTGGCGCCAGGCGCGAGAAATCCGTCCGGCAATCCTTGCAGATGGTGTTCCAGGATCCCTATTCGGCGCTGAACCCGCGCCTGCGCATCAATTCCGCCATTGCCGAGCCGATCCTGTTCTACAAGCTCGCCTCCAATGCGGAAGAGGCGCGGCAGGATGCAAAGACGCTGCTCGAGGCGGTGGGCCTGCCGGCCGATGCGGGCGGGCGTTTCTCGCACGCCTTCTCCGGCGGCCAGCGCCAGCGCATCGCCATTGCCCGCGCGCTCGGCCCGCGCCCGTCGCTGCTGATCTGCGACGAGCCGACCTCGGCGCTCGACGTCTCGGTGCAGGCGCAGCTCCTCAACCTCCTCAAGGACCTGCGCGACCTTGCCGGCCTTTCCATGCTGTTCATCAGCCACGACCTCGCGGTGATCCGTCAGATGTGCGACCGCATCGCGGTGATGAAGGCGGGCGAGATCGTCGAGCTGGCCGATACGGAGACGCTGTTCACCGCGCCGCAGCACGACTACACCAAGGAGCTGCTGCGGCTCGCGCCCTCGCTCGATCGTATCCTTTCGCGCCAGACGGCCGCGGAGTGA